The following proteins come from a genomic window of Flavobacteriaceae bacterium MAR_2010_188:
- a CDS encoding PKD repeat-containing protein, whose protein sequence is MKIFKTISIFIFCLIQLQSCSDDDTKIIEMDADFSADAQNISAGESIQFTDLSIGDVTKWDWSFEGGTPPTSNLQSPVIVYNTAGTYAVTLRVSNSEQSETIAKESFIVVSSPQVTANFEVSANNVLQGENLVFTDNSTGNPTSWLWEFIPESGETITSTEQNPVIAFDQPGLYSVKLKASNSDNSDEFVATNIFTVVDSSSLEADFTASQTYGYTGGMVNFTDTSVGNVQEYNWSFEGATPSSSNEMNPSVSYDSAGRYTVSLTISSDNGTSTITKENLIIIVPGDNLAAFFPFDGNSDDVGPNNLSSNTVGVIGFSDIDRNGMENQVGVFDGESTLLVTDNPATNFATDDYTIGVWIKTDDISKMMVWQESGANGPGDNQSWVRIGDNTESRILRFATEDSTGGAIMNIGTADITNGVANGLWHYVVAVREGVNTRVYVDGVFIQEKTGTNVKNVSNEQDFKIASQETNPGTYGNFFKGSMDEMIIYNRALSEAEILTLFNL, encoded by the coding sequence ATGAAAATTTTCAAAACCATTTCCATTTTTATCTTCTGCTTGATTCAATTGCAATCATGTAGTGATGATGACACTAAAATCATTGAGATGGATGCTGATTTTAGTGCTGATGCACAAAATATTTCTGCGGGCGAATCGATACAATTTACTGACTTATCGATAGGAGACGTTACCAAATGGGATTGGAGTTTTGAAGGAGGTACACCACCGACATCAAACCTTCAGAGTCCGGTAATTGTTTATAACACTGCCGGGACATACGCTGTTACATTAAGAGTAAGCAATTCAGAGCAATCTGAGACAATTGCTAAAGAATCTTTTATAGTGGTTAGTTCACCTCAGGTCACCGCGAATTTTGAAGTGAGTGCCAATAATGTGCTTCAAGGAGAGAATTTAGTGTTTACGGATAATTCCACAGGTAATCCTACAAGCTGGCTTTGGGAATTCATTCCGGAATCTGGGGAGACTATAACTTCAACAGAGCAAAATCCTGTAATAGCATTTGATCAACCCGGCTTATATTCTGTAAAACTGAAAGCATCTAATTCGGACAACTCAGACGAGTTTGTAGCGACCAATATCTTTACAGTTGTTGACAGTTCTTCATTAGAAGCAGATTTCACAGCATCTCAGACCTATGGTTATACGGGAGGTATGGTAAATTTTACTGATACATCAGTTGGAAATGTTCAGGAATACAACTGGTCATTTGAAGGTGCTACGCCTTCTAGTTCAAATGAAATGAATCCATCAGTATCTTACGATTCTGCCGGTAGATATACGGTTTCTTTAACAATTTCTAGTGATAACGGTACCTCTACTATAACAAAAGAAAACTTGATTATTATAGTCCCTGGAGATAATTTAGCTGCATTCTTCCCTTTTGATGGAAATTCAGATGATGTTGGGCCTAATAATTTATCCTCAAACACTGTAGGCGTAATAGGATTCAGTGATATTGATAGAAATGGTATGGAGAATCAGGTTGGGGTATTTGACGGAGAAAGCACCCTTTTGGTAACGGATAATCCCGCCACGAATTTCGCTACAGATGATTATACTATTGGCGTATGGATCAAAACAGATGACATTTCCAAAATGATGGTATGGCAGGAATCTGGAGCAAATGGCCCTGGAGACAATCAATCCTGGGTAAGAATAGGGGATAATACTGAAAGTAGAATTTTACGTTTTGCCACAGAGGATTCCACAGGCGGAGCTATCATGAATATAGGTACTGCGGATATAACAAATGGTGTTGCAAATGGGTTGTGGCATTATGTTGTAGCAGTGAGGGAAGGAGTAAATACTAGGGTTTATGTGGACGGGGTGTTTATTCAGGAAAAAACTGGAACCAATGTAAAAAATGTTTCTAATGAACAAGACTTTAAAATTGCTTCTCAAGAAACAAATCCGGGTACATATGGCAATTTTTTTAAAGGTAGTATGGATGAAATGATTATTTATAACAGAGCATTATCTGAAGCTGAGATTTTGACTTTATTTAATCTATAG
- a CDS encoding TonB-linked outer membrane protein, SusC/RagA family has protein sequence MIRFFTLVFLLCLSNNLFSQKIVTSGVVLDDTGIPLPGANVIIKGTTDGTSTDFDGNYSIEVEPNATLIFSSLGFAPQEIGVNSRATIDVVLSADAEVLADILVIGYGKQSRNLVTGAISKVDIKEVENTPSANPIQALQGKVAGLSILPTSGQPGDEAQVFIRGGTQVRAGSGSNEPLYLIDGVYRKNLNGLNPNDVATIQVLKDAAATAIYGARAANGIILITTKSGDRNSKGIFNIDYQTGLAEQLNNYPWTTAEEYIRVSRIAAAKGINLENPGDRLSNTKFGYSTQTINARGQYGVSRNTLAFIDDVIGVEGQAYVANLLENKGFQTMEDPVTGKTLLFKDNNYDEIIFVPAVTQDLNLRFSRGNETSNFNVSLGYLDQEGTFLGTGFSRFTGLFNGDFDISDRVKINSGVNFSYQESDQVQSSNNSINRSSRMPHTLRIYNDDGTPALGEVTSSPRNRLHELFYQIIDQKTYYTTFNFGMEWNIWDNLYFKPSGSFFRDDYNFNFFEKASPEIPTRRSARDEVANNQLLLNGIFTYDKEINGHNFDLLWGINYTKERREGIFGEGADAPTDIIITLNASATDQERVSSDITENKLFSNFGRLNYNYKSKYMLSATYRYDGASQFAADNRYAFFPAFSIGWNVNEEGFWNTEYFNKLKIRASWGQAGSLSGLTIADTQGQYSTRFYQFQGGALLSRLPNTGLKWETTTTLDVGMDLGFGNGRFNLLLDYYNKLTDDRLIDRPLPQQTGFSSIRSNFGSLRNEGIEIELGADVLRAGDFTWHTDFNFAYNRTTVVDLPENEREKNRIQGGEIYNSNGDVVQVGGLAEGERPYGIWAFDMIGVYSTDEEAANAPQDLLVSGSKFGDPKNGGDAIWRDVNGDNIIDDKDLVFVGYETPDKIGGMVNTFSYKGLQLRFAMDYAFGHVINSGWRARANANARNNVMTTTDVLRDDFWTEQGDIAKYPRYDNASDFDNGYRNHLRNLGSNSNLDATGGGGSASTLYYEKGDFIAFRELTLSYSIPTGIDGISKLGLSDIRLNASAYNIGYWTKYSGLTPEIYDGTDEGIYPRPFQIILGVNLTF, from the coding sequence ATGATTAGATTCTTTACGTTAGTTTTTTTGCTTTGTTTGAGCAATAATCTTTTTAGTCAAAAAATTGTAACATCGGGTGTTGTTCTGGACGATACAGGGATACCACTGCCGGGTGCCAACGTAATTATAAAAGGCACGACAGATGGAACATCTACAGATTTTGACGGTAATTATTCAATTGAAGTCGAGCCGAATGCTACATTAATTTTTTCTTCTTTAGGTTTTGCGCCTCAAGAAATTGGAGTTAACTCTAGAGCGACTATAGATGTTGTGCTTAGCGCAGATGCCGAAGTGCTAGCAGATATTCTGGTGATTGGCTATGGTAAGCAATCCAGAAATCTAGTAACTGGTGCCATTTCCAAAGTAGATATTAAAGAAGTGGAGAACACGCCATCGGCTAACCCAATCCAAGCTCTTCAAGGTAAAGTCGCGGGACTCTCAATACTGCCGACTTCTGGACAACCAGGTGATGAGGCCCAAGTCTTTATTAGAGGAGGTACGCAAGTCCGTGCCGGTAGTGGATCCAATGAGCCACTATATTTAATAGATGGTGTATATAGGAAGAATTTAAATGGGCTTAATCCCAATGATGTCGCCACGATCCAAGTGTTAAAGGATGCTGCTGCTACCGCTATTTATGGTGCTCGTGCGGCTAATGGTATTATACTGATCACAACCAAATCTGGTGATAGAAACTCAAAGGGCATATTCAATATAGATTATCAGACAGGTTTGGCGGAACAATTAAATAACTACCCATGGACCACCGCAGAAGAATATATTAGAGTTTCTAGAATAGCTGCTGCTAAAGGTATAAACCTTGAAAATCCTGGAGACAGATTATCCAATACTAAATTCGGATATAGCACACAAACAATTAATGCTAGAGGTCAATATGGGGTGTCTCGGAATACTTTAGCTTTCATCGACGATGTAATTGGGGTAGAAGGTCAGGCATATGTTGCAAATCTCCTAGAGAATAAGGGTTTTCAGACTATGGAAGATCCAGTGACTGGAAAAACATTACTATTTAAGGACAACAATTACGACGAAATAATCTTTGTGCCAGCGGTAACTCAAGATCTTAATTTACGTTTTAGTAGAGGGAACGAAACCTCCAACTTTAATGTAAGTCTAGGTTACCTTGATCAAGAAGGAACATTTTTAGGAACAGGTTTTTCGCGATTCACTGGTTTATTTAATGGCGATTTTGATATTAGCGATCGGGTTAAAATAAATTCTGGAGTCAATTTTAGTTATCAAGAGAGCGATCAGGTACAAAGTAGTAATAACTCCATAAATCGGTCATCTAGAATGCCCCACACCTTAAGAATATATAATGACGATGGAACTCCTGCTCTTGGTGAAGTAACAAGTTCCCCAAGAAATAGGTTGCACGAACTATTTTATCAAATTATTGATCAAAAAACATATTACACGACTTTCAATTTTGGTATGGAGTGGAATATTTGGGACAATTTATATTTCAAACCTTCAGGATCATTTTTTAGGGATGATTATAATTTTAATTTCTTTGAAAAGGCTTCTCCCGAAATTCCAACCCGTCGCTCTGCCAGAGATGAAGTAGCGAATAACCAATTGCTATTAAATGGAATATTTACCTACGATAAAGAAATTAATGGACATAATTTTGATTTGCTATGGGGGATAAATTATACTAAAGAAAGACGTGAAGGGATTTTTGGAGAGGGAGCTGATGCTCCAACAGACATCATCATAACACTTAACGCTTCTGCCACCGATCAAGAAAGAGTCTCTAGTGATATAACTGAAAATAAGCTGTTCAGTAATTTCGGTAGACTTAACTATAATTATAAATCTAAATATATGCTTTCTGCGACCTATCGATATGATGGCGCATCGCAGTTTGCTGCCGATAACAGGTATGCATTTTTCCCAGCATTCTCAATAGGTTGGAATGTTAACGAAGAAGGCTTTTGGAATACCGAATATTTTAATAAACTTAAAATTCGTGCCAGCTGGGGTCAAGCAGGATCTCTATCTGGGCTGACTATTGCTGATACCCAAGGGCAATATTCGACTAGGTTTTACCAGTTTCAAGGTGGGGCACTTCTTTCCAGGTTACCAAACACCGGATTAAAATGGGAAACCACAACTACTTTGGATGTTGGTATGGACCTAGGTTTTGGAAATGGACGCTTTAATTTACTACTGGATTATTATAATAAGCTTACCGATGATAGGCTAATCGATAGACCACTACCACAACAAACAGGTTTTAGTTCCATACGTTCAAATTTTGGTAGTCTAAGGAATGAAGGTATAGAAATTGAACTTGGCGCAGATGTTCTTCGAGCTGGTGATTTTACTTGGCACACTGATTTCAATTTCGCCTACAATCGTACTACCGTTGTTGATTTACCTGAGAATGAGAGAGAGAAGAATAGAATTCAAGGAGGAGAAATATACAATTCTAATGGTGATGTAGTACAGGTTGGCGGTTTAGCTGAAGGTGAAAGACCTTATGGTATTTGGGCTTTTGATATGATAGGAGTTTATAGCACCGACGAAGAGGCGGCAAATGCCCCCCAGGATTTATTAGTTTCCGGCTCTAAATTTGGAGACCCTAAAAATGGAGGTGATGCCATCTGGCGGGATGTTAATGGAGACAATATAATAGATGATAAAGATTTAGTCTTTGTAGGTTATGAAACTCCAGATAAAATTGGAGGAATGGTAAATACATTTTCATATAAGGGACTGCAATTGAGATTTGCAATGGATTATGCTTTTGGCCATGTTATTAATAGCGGATGGAGAGCGAGAGCTAACGCCAATGCTAGAAATAATGTAATGACTACCACCGACGTATTACGTGACGATTTTTGGACGGAACAAGGTGACATTGCTAAATATCCGAGATATGATAATGCTTCGGATTTTGACAATGGATATAGAAATCACCTAAGAAATTTGGGGTCAAATTCAAATCTAGATGCAACTGGTGGCGGAGGTTCTGCTAGTACATTATACTACGAAAAGGGTGATTTTATTGCATTTCGAGAACTTACTCTTTCATACTCAATTCCAACAGGAATAGATGGCATATCAAAATTAGGATTAAGTGATATAAGATTAAATGCCAGCGCATACAACATTGGCTATTGGACCAAATATAGTGGCCTAACTCCCGAAATTTATGACGGTACTGATGAAGGAATTTATCCCCGACCATTTCAAATTATTCTTGGTGTAAACCTTACTTTTTAA
- a CDS encoding DNA-binding transcriptional regulator, FadR family, giving the protein MKSQAENFKPILKESMVDQVERNLWLYFKNNDFHPGDNLPTEKELAENMNVSRNVIREALSRFRMLGLISSNKKSGIQLEKFDLFSALARVMDPDVLDKSTLHNLFELRIMLEIGMADAIYRNINKDEIKFLRQIVEDYELRKNVPDKIEHEISFHSALYKISKNETLCGFQKYLRSVFDYVLELESVIIDENKANTKVSHNELIDCLEKGSAEEFRKLMHDHFNPYYEMNFLE; this is encoded by the coding sequence ATGAAAAGTCAAGCCGAGAATTTTAAGCCCATCCTAAAAGAAAGCATGGTCGATCAGGTCGAAAGAAATTTATGGCTTTATTTTAAGAACAATGATTTTCATCCAGGTGATAATCTTCCGACTGAAAAGGAACTCGCAGAAAACATGAATGTGAGTAGAAATGTTATACGTGAAGCACTGAGCAGGTTTAGGATGCTTGGACTTATTTCATCAAACAAAAAAAGCGGAATTCAACTAGAAAAATTCGATTTGTTCTCGGCACTTGCGCGAGTGATGGATCCCGATGTTTTAGATAAGTCTACATTACATAATTTATTTGAGCTTAGAATTATGCTAGAAATAGGAATGGCTGATGCGATTTATAGAAATATAAATAAGGATGAAATAAAATTTTTACGCCAAATCGTTGAAGACTACGAATTACGCAAGAATGTTCCAGATAAAATTGAACATGAAATCAGTTTTCACTCCGCGCTTTATAAAATCTCCAAAAACGAAACCCTGTGTGGATTCCAAAAATATCTAAGGAGTGTCTTTGATTATGTTTTGGAACTTGAATCTGTAATTATTGATGAGAATAAGGCTAATACTAAAGTTTCTCACAATGAGTTGATAGATTGTCTAGAAAAAGGATCAGCAGAAGAATTTAGGAAACTTATGCATGACCATTTCAACCCTTATTATGAAATGAATTTTCTAGAATAA
- a CDS encoding Starch-binding associating with outer membrane: MKTIKLQHFFLLLFFGITISCSESILDTEIPSSITSGNFPTSEGDLRAMLTGLYDGLRDEYNRTTYGEDRGDSFNVGLIGTVSDAWAQNLNGGNGPNWRVNYNLINNINIIINTSEDIEFSSSSKKFQIVSEAYFMRAFTYFQLIKIWGDVPLLLSPVDQNTPLVGRTAKEVVMEQIINDLDLAIDLFPNDGFNGSKYMASKPAAYALLADVSLWNAKVLNGGDENFTTAITAVNSITGVQLLPDFGSIFDSKQNNEVIFAFFFDFNEQDGMYASTVTSRDVNVDRALNPDVPTSSSFNARHNYRPSDNIINLFGDSNDQRANRSFIPILTQDGGDADTDPDVLSISQNKFKGTFYNNDTYYDNDVIVYRWAEMLLFRAEANAALGNISQAVDDLNKIKERAGIPLYNGPLEQTAVELEILDERGRELFLELKRYWDLVRFHNGGTINIYNEVPNLSGVNIPLIWPVNNNIISENPLIEQTDGYE; encoded by the coding sequence ATGAAAACAATTAAACTACAACACTTCTTTTTACTGCTATTTTTTGGAATTACCATTTCTTGCAGCGAAAGCATATTGGACACGGAGATACCTTCTAGCATAACAAGTGGGAACTTTCCAACGTCTGAAGGGGATTTAAGAGCTATGCTTACAGGTCTTTACGATGGACTTCGCGATGAATATAATCGCACAACTTATGGAGAAGATCGAGGAGATTCATTCAACGTTGGGTTGATTGGTACAGTTTCCGATGCCTGGGCACAAAACCTAAATGGCGGAAATGGTCCAAATTGGCGAGTAAATTACAATCTCATCAATAACATCAATATCATTATAAATACTTCCGAGGATATTGAGTTTTCTAGCAGTTCAAAAAAATTCCAAATTGTTTCTGAGGCCTATTTTATGCGAGCATTCACATATTTTCAGCTCATAAAAATTTGGGGAGACGTGCCGTTGTTGCTGTCGCCAGTAGATCAAAATACCCCATTAGTAGGAAGAACTGCCAAGGAGGTCGTAATGGAACAAATTATTAATGATTTAGATTTAGCGATTGATTTATTTCCAAATGATGGATTTAATGGATCGAAATATATGGCTAGTAAACCGGCAGCTTATGCCCTTCTAGCAGATGTTAGCTTATGGAATGCTAAAGTTTTAAATGGAGGTGATGAAAATTTCACAACTGCGATTACAGCCGTTAACAGTATAACTGGCGTCCAGTTACTACCAGATTTCGGGAGCATTTTTGATTCAAAACAGAACAATGAGGTCATTTTTGCATTCTTCTTCGATTTTAACGAACAAGACGGCATGTATGCAAGCACGGTCACATCAAGAGATGTGAATGTAGATCGAGCTTTGAATCCCGATGTTCCTACCTCATCCAGTTTTAATGCAAGACATAATTATAGACCAAGTGATAATATAATTAATCTATTTGGAGATAGCAATGATCAAAGAGCCAATAGGTCTTTTATCCCAATTCTAACACAAGATGGTGGAGACGCTGATACTGATCCAGATGTCCTCAGTATAAGTCAGAACAAGTTTAAAGGGACTTTCTATAACAACGATACCTATTACGACAATGATGTAATCGTGTACAGATGGGCAGAAATGTTATTATTTAGAGCGGAAGCCAATGCAGCATTAGGCAATATTTCTCAAGCCGTGGACGATTTGAACAAAATAAAGGAACGGGCGGGCATTCCTTTGTATAATGGTCCTCTGGAACAAACCGCAGTAGAATTAGAAATACTTGACGAAAGAGGAAGAGAATTATTCCTAGAACTCAAGCGATATTGGGACCTCGTCCGATTTCATAACGGAGGAACCATAAATATTTATAACGAAGTTCCTAATCTTTCAGGTGTAAACATTCCGTTAATATGGCCTGTCAATAATAATATTATTTCCGAAAATCCTCTTATCGAACAGACAGATGGATATGAATAA
- a CDS encoding sialidase-1, which produces MAAIFTLSSKLFLLCALVTFNCEAQESNIQAEYTMFNYPLLIGVSDIPVMRINLETKTENNQKRDIQIILNSTNANNINSVAVYYTQKDSLFNTENKVFTQLLPKEENEINMMLSLPSGDNYFWVTYELKNDTELLTKFEISAKNLIVDGNSISSDSKSESPVLRAGLALKQMGDNGVNTFRIPGLTTTKSGNLLAIYDVRYDSRRDLQGDIDIGLSRSTDGGKSWEPMQIILDKEKFNNLPEKFNGVSDANILVDTNTGDIYVAGLWMHGVINSDGVWVDGLDENSEEWNHQWRNKGSQPGFELKQTSQFLLTKSTDDGKTWSEPRNLTTMLKKEEWWLSAPAPGHGITLKDGTLVFPTQGRDKNGDSFSNITYSKDNGETWESSNIAGNNTTESMVVELPDGSLMLNMRDNLNRQRKGEDNGRYVAVSKDLGKTWTEHPSSNSALIEPVCMASLHKHTYRGLNQENKEILFFSNPNSKDERIKHTIKVSFDNGLSWPEEYWMELDEGKGSGYSCITSLDASTLAILYEGSQAQMTFQLIDISHLVDKK; this is translated from the coding sequence ATGGCTGCAATCTTCACACTATCATCAAAATTATTTCTTCTCTGTGCGTTAGTAACTTTTAACTGCGAGGCACAAGAATCGAATATTCAAGCTGAATATACCATGTTCAATTATCCATTATTGATTGGGGTATCCGACATTCCTGTAATGAGAATTAATTTAGAAACCAAAACAGAAAATAACCAAAAGAGGGATATTCAAATAATACTTAATTCCACGAACGCCAATAATATAAATAGTGTTGCAGTATATTATACCCAAAAAGACTCACTATTTAACACAGAAAACAAAGTCTTCACCCAGTTACTTCCTAAGGAAGAAAATGAAATCAATATGATGCTCAGTTTGCCCAGTGGCGATAATTATTTCTGGGTGACCTATGAACTGAAAAATGATACGGAGTTATTGACGAAATTTGAAATATCTGCAAAAAACCTGATTGTTGATGGAAATTCAATCTCTAGCGATAGTAAGTCGGAATCTCCAGTATTACGTGCGGGATTAGCATTAAAGCAAATGGGTGATAATGGGGTTAACACCTTTCGGATTCCAGGTTTAACCACAACGAAGTCCGGTAACCTTTTAGCCATTTATGATGTTCGATATGATTCAAGACGTGATTTACAAGGAGATATCGATATTGGGTTAAGTCGTTCTACTGATGGCGGTAAAAGTTGGGAGCCAATGCAGATTATTTTGGACAAGGAAAAGTTTAATAACCTTCCTGAAAAATTCAACGGGGTGAGCGATGCCAATATATTAGTTGATACTAATACTGGAGACATTTATGTCGCGGGATTATGGATGCATGGCGTAATAAATTCTGACGGAGTTTGGGTAGATGGTTTAGATGAGAATAGTGAGGAATGGAACCATCAATGGAGAAATAAAGGTTCTCAACCAGGATTTGAATTGAAACAAACAAGCCAGTTTTTGTTGACTAAAAGTACAGATGACGGAAAAACTTGGAGCGAGCCAAGAAACTTAACTACAATGCTCAAAAAAGAGGAATGGTGGTTATCTGCCCCTGCACCAGGTCATGGTATTACACTTAAGGATGGTACTTTGGTTTTTCCGACTCAAGGAAGAGATAAAAATGGAGATAGTTTTAGTAATATAACCTATAGTAAGGATAACGGGGAGACTTGGGAATCGAGCAATATAGCGGGAAACAATACTACCGAAAGTATGGTGGTAGAGTTGCCGGATGGAAGTCTTATGCTGAATATGCGCGACAATCTAAACAGGCAGAGAAAAGGTGAAGATAATGGTAGGTACGTGGCTGTCAGTAAAGACCTCGGGAAAACTTGGACTGAGCATCCTTCTTCCAATAGCGCTCTTATTGAGCCTGTGTGTATGGCGAGTCTTCACAAACACACATATAGAGGTCTTAATCAAGAAAACAAAGAAATACTATTCTTCTCAAATCCTAATTCTAAGGATGAAAGAATTAAACATACAATTAAGGTTAGTTTTGATAATGGTCTAAGTTGGCCCGAAGAATATTGGATGGAACTGGATGAAGGCAAAGGTTCGGGGTATTCTTGTATTACCTCTTTGGACGCTAGCACCTTAGCAATTTTATATGAAGGTAGCCAGGCTCAAATGACTTTTCAATTAATAGATATCAGTCATCTCGTTGACAAGAAATAG
- a CDS encoding N-acetylneuraminate lyase, with protein MKLNINGIIAATFSPFDENENLNLEIIPILVDELIKQGIGGFYINGSTGEGMSMPLNKRIRVAEAYLKAVDKRVPCIISVSHTSYEVSRDLTKHAIEVGADAVSATPPSYYGINSIEQLALAVEKIANCQEKIPFIYYHIPDRTGLRFRMYSFLEIIGNRVPTLSGVKFTSSDLDDFLRCDTEFGDRFKMYFGRDELFLPALAIGADSFIGSTYNFLLPKYLEIIKCHNKGNSDEAISIFDDTVQIIHEFLKYDGLASQKAIMKMMGFNFGPPKSPVLDLTTNDYNSLKNYLKTEKIFENHIS; from the coding sequence ATGAAACTAAATATCAACGGAATTATAGCAGCGACCTTTAGTCCTTTTGACGAAAATGAAAACCTTAATCTCGAAATCATCCCTATTCTGGTAGATGAGCTTATAAAGCAAGGAATCGGAGGTTTTTACATTAATGGAAGTACTGGCGAAGGAATGTCAATGCCTTTAAATAAGAGGATTAGGGTTGCAGAGGCATACCTAAAAGCAGTAGATAAACGCGTTCCGTGTATTATTTCTGTTAGTCATACGAGCTATGAGGTCTCGCGAGATTTGACAAAGCATGCGATTGAAGTAGGTGCTGATGCCGTTTCGGCGACCCCACCCTCATATTATGGAATAAATAGTATTGAACAATTAGCCCTCGCAGTGGAGAAAATTGCCAATTGTCAAGAGAAAATACCTTTCATCTATTACCATATCCCGGACAGAACTGGTCTAAGGTTTAGAATGTATAGTTTTTTGGAGATAATAGGGAATAGAGTGCCAACTCTTTCGGGTGTAAAGTTCACGTCTTCTGACTTAGATGACTTTTTGCGTTGTGATACGGAATTCGGAGATAGATTCAAAATGTATTTTGGCCGAGATGAATTGTTTTTGCCCGCTTTGGCGATAGGGGCCGATTCTTTTATAGGTAGTACATACAATTTTCTGCTGCCAAAATACTTGGAAATAATCAAATGTCATAACAAAGGAAATAGTGATGAAGCCATTTCAATATTTGACGATACTGTACAAATTATTCATGAATTTCTGAAGTATGATGGTTTGGCATCGCAGAAAGCTATAATGAAGATGATGGGTTTCAATTTTGGCCCTCCCAAATCTCCTGTCCTAGACTTGACCACTAATGACTATAATTCCTTAAAAAACTATTTGAAAACTGAAAAGATTTTTGAAAATCATATATCATAA
- a CDS encoding sialidase-1 gives MTKTKPNYSKLPILIVLLLCLVNCSPEPEGSIIKSDGGGEEEVIKFPGDDGINFIFKKGMEGYSCYRIPALLRVDENILLAFAEGRKLNCSDTGDIDLVVKRSQDNGFSWSENIVIWSDGSNTCGNPAPVLNAKTGEVVLLATWNNGEDDIGPINDGTSIDTRRVYKINSVDKGLTWNTPTEITTSVKESNWRWYATGPGSGIQIKNGTFKDRMVVGCDFIDENRRGYSHVIISDDDGTTWTLGGVSPESKTNECEVAELSDGKLMLNMRNTGPENRRKVAISEDGGATWNYKGVDNALVSPVVQASLHRFSFGDNKENILLFSNPADINERKRMTIRISNDDGETWVGSHSMHNGFAAYSDMENYSAERVAILYETGENLSDRYDGISFETVAIEDIY, from the coding sequence ATGACCAAGACAAAACCTAATTACTCGAAGCTACCTATACTTATCGTATTGCTCTTATGTCTAGTCAATTGTTCACCGGAGCCTGAAGGCAGCATAATAAAATCCGATGGAGGTGGAGAAGAGGAAGTAATTAAATTTCCAGGTGATGATGGGATTAATTTCATTTTTAAGAAAGGAATGGAAGGCTATTCATGTTATCGAATACCTGCCTTATTGAGAGTAGATGAAAACATTTTGTTGGCGTTTGCTGAAGGTAGAAAACTTAACTGTAGCGATACAGGAGATATAGATTTAGTTGTAAAGAGATCACAAGATAATGGTTTTAGCTGGAGTGAGAATATCGTTATTTGGAGTGATGGATCTAATACATGTGGAAATCCTGCCCCTGTCCTAAATGCCAAAACTGGAGAAGTTGTTCTTCTCGCAACCTGGAATAATGGAGAAGACGATATCGGACCTATTAATGATGGTACATCAATTGACACTAGGCGCGTTTACAAAATTAATTCCGTCGACAAAGGACTTACCTGGAATACTCCAACTGAGATAACCACATCTGTAAAGGAAAGTAACTGGAGATGGTATGCAACCGGTCCGGGTTCTGGTATACAAATTAAGAATGGGACATTTAAGGACAGAATGGTCGTGGGATGTGACTTTATTGATGAAAACAGAAGGGGTTACTCTCATGTCATAATTTCAGATGATGATGGCACGACTTGGACTTTAGGAGGAGTATCTCCAGAATCAAAAACTAATGAGTGTGAAGTAGCAGAGTTATCTGACGGCAAATTGATGTTGAATATGAGAAACACTGGACCAGAGAATAGACGAAAGGTGGCAATAAGTGAAGATGGAGGAGCAACTTGGAATTATAAAGGAGTAGATAATGCTTTGGTTTCTCCGGTTGTACAGGCCAGCTTGCATCGTTTTAGTTTTGGCGACAATAAGGAGAATATCTTGTTGTTTTCGAATCCTGCTGATATAAATGAACGGAAGAGAATGACTATTAGAATTAGTAATGATGATGGAGAAACATGGGTAGGCTCCCATAGTATGCATAATGGTTTTGCCGCGTATTCAGATATGGAAAATTACAGTGCCGAGCGTGTGGCAATACTTTATGAGACAGGAGAAAATCTCAGTGATCGTTACGATGGAATATCATTTGAAACGGTTGCAATTGAAGACATTTATTAA